One segment of Stappia sp. 28M-7 DNA contains the following:
- the leuC gene encoding 3-isopropylmalate dehydratase large subunit, with product MNAPRTLYDKIWDDHVVETQEDGTVLLYIDRHLVHEVTSPQAFEGLRMTGRKVRQPQRTLAVVDHNVPTTDRSHGIDDPESALQVDTLAKNAAEFGVEYYSETDLRQGIVHIVGPEQGFTLPGMTIVCGDSHTSTHGAFGALAHGIGTSEVEHVLATQTLIQKKAKNMRVTVDGILPDGVTAKDIILAIIGEIGTAGGTGHVIEYAGEAIRALSMEGRMTVCNMSIEGGARAGLIAADEKTFDYIKGRPKAPKGADWDKAVAYWQKLFTDEGAHFDSELRLDAANLPPIVTWGSSPEDVISVTGRVPDPEEIEDENRRASKRRALQYMGLTAGTPITDISVDRVFIGSCTNGRIEDLRAAASVIRGHKVRESVNAMVVPGSGLVKAQAEAEGLDKVFREAGFDWREPGCSMCLAMNADKLSPGERCASTSNRNFEGRQGFKGRTHLVSPTMAAAAAIAGHFVDIREWPHG from the coding sequence ATGAACGCTCCGCGCACACTCTATGACAAGATCTGGGACGACCACGTCGTCGAGACCCAGGAGGACGGCACCGTCCTGCTCTATATCGACCGCCACCTGGTGCATGAGGTCACCAGCCCGCAGGCCTTCGAAGGCCTGCGCATGACCGGCCGCAAGGTCCGCCAGCCGCAGCGTACGCTGGCGGTGGTCGACCACAACGTGCCGACCACCGACCGCAGCCACGGCATCGACGATCCGGAGTCCGCCCTGCAGGTCGACACGCTGGCGAAAAACGCCGCCGAGTTCGGCGTCGAGTATTACAGCGAGACGGACCTGCGCCAGGGCATCGTCCACATCGTCGGCCCAGAGCAGGGCTTCACCCTGCCGGGCATGACCATCGTGTGCGGCGACAGCCACACCTCGACGCATGGCGCCTTCGGCGCGCTCGCCCATGGTATCGGCACCTCGGAGGTGGAGCATGTGCTCGCCACCCAGACGCTGATCCAGAAGAAGGCGAAGAACATGCGCGTGACCGTCGACGGCATCCTGCCGGACGGTGTCACCGCCAAGGACATCATCCTGGCGATCATCGGCGAGATCGGCACGGCCGGCGGCACGGGCCATGTCATCGAATATGCCGGCGAGGCGATCCGCGCGCTGTCGATGGAAGGCCGCATGACCGTCTGCAACATGTCGATCGAGGGCGGCGCCCGCGCCGGCCTGATCGCCGCCGACGAGAAGACCTTCGACTACATCAAGGGCCGCCCGAAGGCCCCGAAGGGCGCCGACTGGGACAAGGCCGTCGCCTACTGGCAGAAGCTCTTCACCGACGAGGGCGCGCATTTCGACAGCGAACTGCGCCTCGACGCGGCCAACCTGCCGCCGATCGTCACCTGGGGCTCCAGTCCCGAGGACGTGATCTCGGTCACCGGCCGCGTGCCGGATCCGGAGGAGATCGAGGACGAGAACCGCCGCGCCTCCAAGCGCCGCGCGCTGCAGTACATGGGCCTGACCGCCGGCACCCCGATCACCGACATCTCCGTCGACCGGGTGTTCATCGGCTCTTGCACCAATGGCCGCATCGAGGATCTGCGCGCCGCAGCCTCGGTCATCCGCGGCCACAAGGTGCGCGAGAGCGTCAACGCCATGGTGGTGCCCGGCTCGGGTCTGGTGAAAGCGCAGGCCGAGGCCGAAGGCCTCGACAAGGTGTTCCGCGAGGCCGGCTTCGACTGGCGCGAGCCGGGCTGCTCCATGTGCCTTGCCATGAACGCCGACAAGCTGTCGCCGGGCGAGCGCTGCGCCTCCACCTCGAACCGCAATTTCGAGGGCCGTCAGGGCTTCAAGGGCCGCACCCATCTGGTGTCGCCGACCATGGCGGCCGCCGCCGCGATCGCTGGACATTTCGTCGACATCCGCGAGTGGCCGCACGGCTGA
- a CDS encoding alpha/beta fold hydrolase, with amino-acid sequence MNGTDHIRRTGGERAIVLLHGIGAGAEMFAPQIEGLGQDHDAIGWNLPGYGGTALLSPMTFPALSEALLAFLDRLGLDQVDLLGHSIGGMLAQDFVARHPSRVRTLVLSATTAAFGSRDGEFQKRFVAERLAPLDAGRTIPELAREFVPDLVGPASDPAAVPVATAAMSRVPEATYREAIRCLATFDARDTLADIAAPVLLVAGEVDRNAPAPTMRRMSEKLRDARYLELPGTGHLAPLECPQAFETALRDFLNQTETTPPQEGAGR; translated from the coding sequence ATGAACGGGACCGACCACATCCGCAGGACCGGGGGCGAGCGCGCCATCGTGCTGCTGCACGGCATCGGCGCCGGTGCGGAGATGTTCGCGCCGCAGATCGAGGGGCTCGGCCAGGATCACGACGCCATCGGCTGGAACCTTCCCGGCTACGGCGGCACCGCGCTGCTGTCGCCGATGACCTTCCCCGCATTGTCTGAGGCCCTGCTCGCCTTTCTCGACCGGCTCGGGCTCGACCAGGTCGACCTGCTCGGCCACTCCATCGGCGGCATGCTGGCCCAGGACTTCGTCGCCCGCCATCCAAGCCGCGTGCGCACCCTGGTTCTGTCCGCCACCACCGCCGCTTTCGGCAGCCGCGACGGCGAGTTCCAGAAGCGCTTCGTCGCCGAGCGGCTGGCCCCGCTCGATGCCGGACGCACGATCCCCGAGCTTGCCCGCGAATTCGTGCCGGATCTCGTCGGACCAGCCTCGGACCCGGCTGCCGTACCAGTCGCGACCGCCGCCATGAGCCGGGTGCCGGAGGCGACCTATCGCGAGGCGATCCGCTGCCTTGCCACCTTCGATGCCCGCGATACGCTGGCCGACATCGCGGCGCCGGTTCTGCTCGTCGCCGGCGAGGTGGACCGCAACGCACCCGCCCCGACCATGCGCCGGATGAGCGAGAAGCTGCGAGACGCCCGCTACCTGGAGCTGCCCGGCACCGGCCATCTGGCCCCGCTGGAATGCCCGCAGGCCTTCGAGACCGCGCTCCGCGACTTCCTGAACCAGACCGAGACCACACCGCCGCAAGAGGGAGCAGGCCGATGA
- a CDS encoding class I adenylate-forming enzyme family protein translates to MTSIDHWIEAHARFTPEKTALVFGDERIDYAALAARIGRLAGALATRHGITRGERIAYLGTNSPDQLLLTFAAARLGAILVPLNWRLAPPELAHALADSGARLLVHQPDFAATLAAMAAIAPLPETLVADPATGGLARQTLDDAPLGHGEGDGAAQDPLLIVYTSGTTGRPKGAVLTQAAVEANALNALHMQEITAADTVLTVLPMFHVGGLNIQTTPALYAGATVILHDRFHPGTTLAAIRDQRPDITVLVPATLAALIAHPEWETADLSSLRLVATGSSDVPHALMRAFVDRGVPVLQVYGATETGPVAIYQRRENVVPEFGAIGRPGLHTKARIRIGDRDARPGEIGEIELKGGNITQGYWNNETATADTFRDGWFRTGDLALCDEAGVFWFKDRLKNVIISGGENIYPAELERVLGEIADLREAAVVGIPDPRWGESPVAVVVAEPGREVTAEAVLAGFDGRLARYKHPKSVVFTQELPRNALGKIQLERVRKIAEDALNASGKKQSA, encoded by the coding sequence GTGACGTCGATCGACCACTGGATCGAGGCGCATGCCCGCTTCACACCGGAGAAGACGGCGCTGGTCTTCGGCGACGAGCGGATCGATTACGCCGCTCTCGCCGCCCGCATCGGCCGTCTGGCCGGTGCCCTTGCCACCCGCCACGGGATCACCCGCGGCGAGCGGATCGCGTATCTGGGCACCAATTCGCCCGACCAGCTGCTGCTGACCTTCGCCGCGGCCCGGCTCGGCGCCATTCTCGTGCCGTTGAACTGGCGCCTTGCCCCACCCGAGCTTGCGCACGCCCTCGCCGACAGCGGCGCAAGACTGCTGGTGCATCAGCCCGACTTCGCCGCCACCCTTGCCGCGATGGCGGCCATCGCCCCACTTCCCGAGACGCTGGTCGCCGATCCGGCAACGGGCGGTCTCGCCCGCCAGACGCTGGATGATGCACCGCTCGGCCATGGCGAGGGAGACGGTGCGGCGCAAGATCCCCTGCTGATCGTCTACACCTCCGGCACGACCGGCCGGCCGAAAGGCGCCGTCCTGACCCAGGCCGCCGTCGAGGCCAACGCGCTGAACGCCCTGCACATGCAGGAGATCACCGCCGCCGACACGGTGCTGACGGTGCTGCCGATGTTCCATGTCGGCGGGCTCAACATCCAGACGACACCGGCGCTCTATGCCGGGGCGACGGTGATCCTGCACGACCGGTTCCACCCCGGCACGACGCTCGCCGCGATCCGCGACCAGCGTCCCGACATCACGGTCCTCGTGCCGGCAACGCTCGCCGCGCTGATCGCCCATCCCGAGTGGGAAACGGCGGACCTTTCCTCCCTGCGCCTTGTCGCGACGGGCTCCTCCGACGTTCCGCACGCCCTGATGCGCGCCTTCGTCGACCGCGGCGTTCCGGTGCTGCAGGTCTATGGCGCGACCGAGACCGGGCCGGTGGCGATCTATCAGCGCCGCGAAAACGTCGTCCCGGAATTCGGTGCCATCGGCCGGCCCGGCCTGCATACGAAGGCGCGCATCCGCATCGGCGACCGCGATGCCCGTCCCGGCGAGATCGGCGAGATCGAGCTCAAGGGCGGCAACATCACGCAAGGCTACTGGAACAACGAGACGGCGACCGCCGACACGTTCCGCGACGGCTGGTTCCGCACCGGCGACCTTGCCCTTTGCGACGAGGCGGGCGTCTTCTGGTTCAAGGACCGGCTGAAGAACGTCATCATCTCCGGCGGCGAGAACATCTATCCGGCCGAGCTGGAGCGGGTACTCGGCGAGATCGCCGACCTGAGAGAAGCCGCAGTGGTCGGCATTCCCGATCCGCGCTGGGGCGAAAGCCCCGTGGCGGTGGTGGTTGCGGAACCCGGCCGGGAGGTCACCGCCGAGGCGGTGCTGGCAGGGTTCGACGGACGTCTGGCGCGCTACAAGCACCCGAAATCCGTCGTCTTCACGCAGGAGCTGCCGCGCAATGCGCTCGGCAAGATCCAGCTGGAAAGGGTCAGGAAAATAGCCGAGGATGCGCTCAATGCGTCCGGCAAGAAGCAAAGCGCCTGA
- a CDS encoding peptidase M29: MLADRIEGKWIDAFAAVFTLCKVAPGESVAILSETQSRALNVHIAELALQRLGARPFHVVVPTPPQDAPVPVRSTGASAALTGQDAAIAALAASGLVVDLTVEGLLHAPELPRIIAGGARMLMISNEHPDALERLLPQPRDKDRVREAVSRIRAATEMTVTSAAGTDLKVAMKGASTVGVWGWCDRPGSVAHWPAGLVVSFPAAHSVNGTLVLDAGDINLTFKRYLERPVRLTIVDDYVTEIEGEGTDAELTRRYLAAWGDKEAYAVAHVGFGMNAGARYEALTMYDQRETNGTEVRAYSGNFLFSTGANEFAGRFTKGHFDIPVRGCTIALDGEPVVMDGELIEALR, encoded by the coding sequence TCGCGGCCGTCTTCACCCTCTGCAAGGTGGCGCCGGGGGAGAGTGTCGCGATCCTCTCCGAAACCCAGTCACGCGCCCTCAACGTCCACATCGCGGAACTTGCCCTGCAGCGCCTCGGCGCCCGGCCTTTCCATGTGGTCGTGCCGACGCCCCCGCAGGATGCGCCGGTGCCGGTGCGCTCGACCGGTGCCTCGGCTGCGCTCACCGGACAGGACGCGGCGATTGCCGCCCTTGCCGCCAGCGGCCTTGTCGTCGACCTGACTGTCGAAGGCCTGCTGCACGCGCCGGAGCTGCCGCGCATCATCGCGGGCGGCGCCCGCATGTTGATGATTTCAAACGAACATCCGGACGCGCTTGAGCGCCTTCTGCCGCAGCCGCGCGACAAGGACCGGGTGCGAGAGGCCGTCTCCCGCATCCGTGCGGCGACCGAGATGACCGTCACTTCCGCCGCCGGCACGGATCTCAAGGTCGCCATGAAAGGCGCCTCGACCGTCGGCGTATGGGGCTGGTGCGACCGGCCGGGCTCCGTCGCCCACTGGCCGGCCGGCCTCGTTGTCAGCTTCCCTGCCGCCCACAGCGTCAACGGCACGTTGGTGCTGGATGCCGGCGACATCAACCTGACCTTCAAGCGCTATCTCGAGCGCCCGGTCCGCCTCACCATCGTCGACGACTACGTGACGGAGATCGAGGGCGAGGGCACCGATGCCGAACTGACCCGCCGCTATCTCGCCGCCTGGGGCGACAAGGAGGCCTATGCGGTCGCCCATGTCGGCTTCGGCATGAATGCCGGGGCACGCTACGAGGCGCTGACCATGTACGACCAGCGCGAGACCAACGGCACGGAAGTGCGCGCCTATTCTGGCAATTTCCTGTTCTCGACCGGAGCCAACGAGTTCGCCGGCCGTTTCACCAAGGGCCATTTCGACATCCCGGTACGCGGCTGCACCATCGCGCTCGACGGCGAGCCGGTGGTGATGGACGGCGAGCTGATCGAGGCGCTGCGATGA
- a CDS encoding TRAP transporter substrate-binding protein, with product MRKFIGMLTAVAALGLATAASAETTLRVSNWLPPSHPIVKDILAPWGEQVAKATDGRVKVEIMAAPIGKPPAQFDLIRSGAADVGYGVHGYTPGRFKLTPLVEGPFLSDSAEALSVAYWKVQEAMLSKADEHEGVKLLTVFTHGPGGIYTTNKKVASVDDLAGLKMRIGGGIVAEIASRLGMVGVQAPSPQVYEILANGVADGILFPPESVPFFRIDEVIRNGVSVPGGLYNTSFFVVMNRGAWDKLSDEDKAAIDSVSGEAMARMAGQAWDAADAAGIKVMEEKGVAQTTADDAMTAAIAEKLAGVEKGFLDAASAAGIDGQAAIDMLKAEIAAAK from the coding sequence ATGCGGAAATTCATCGGGATGCTGACCGCGGTTGCGGCACTTGGCCTCGCCACTGCCGCCTCCGCCGAGACCACCTTGCGCGTATCCAACTGGCTGCCGCCCTCCCACCCCATCGTCAAGGACATCCTGGCCCCCTGGGGCGAGCAGGTGGCCAAGGCGACCGACGGACGCGTCAAAGTCGAGATCATGGCCGCGCCGATCGGCAAGCCGCCGGCACAGTTCGACCTGATCCGCTCGGGCGCGGCCGATGTCGGCTATGGCGTGCATGGCTACACGCCCGGCCGCTTCAAGCTAACGCCGCTGGTCGAGGGGCCGTTCCTGTCCGACAGCGCCGAGGCGCTGTCCGTCGCCTACTGGAAGGTGCAGGAGGCGATGCTCTCCAAGGCCGACGAGCATGAGGGCGTCAAGCTGCTCACCGTCTTCACCCATGGTCCCGGCGGCATCTACACCACCAACAAGAAGGTCGCCTCGGTCGACGACCTTGCAGGCCTGAAGATGCGCATTGGCGGCGGCATCGTTGCCGAGATCGCCTCGCGGCTCGGCATGGTCGGCGTGCAGGCCCCCTCCCCGCAGGTCTACGAGATCCTCGCCAACGGCGTTGCTGACGGCATCCTGTTCCCGCCGGAGTCCGTGCCCTTCTTCCGCATCGACGAGGTGATCCGCAACGGCGTGTCGGTGCCGGGCGGCCTCTACAACACCTCCTTCTTCGTGGTGATGAACCGCGGCGCCTGGGACAAGCTCTCCGACGAGGACAAGGCCGCCATCGACAGCGTGTCAGGCGAGGCCATGGCCCGCATGGCCGGCCAGGCCTGGGACGCGGCCGACGCGGCCGGGATCAAGGTGATGGAGGAAAAGGGCGTCGCCCAGACCACCGCGGACGATGCCATGACCGCTGCCATCGCCGAAAAGCTCGCCGGTGTCGAGAAGGGCTTCCTCGACGCGGCCTCCGCCGCCGGCATCGATGGCCAGGCTGCCATCGACATGCTCAAGGCCGAGATCGCCGCAGCGAAATGA
- a CDS encoding HNH endonuclease: protein MTLAISPGAHPALVLNADYRPLAYYPLSLWAWQDAVKAVFLDRVNIVSEYDITVRSPSSEFRLPSVVSLKSYVKPSRHPAFTRFNVFLRDRFQCQYCGSREELTFDHLVPRSKGGQTTWDNVITACSPCNLRKANKSCGDIGMWPMHMPFPPTVQDLHNNGRLFPPNYLHESWLDFLYWDTELEP, encoded by the coding sequence GTGACACTCGCCATCTCTCCAGGTGCTCACCCGGCCCTGGTGCTTAATGCTGACTACCGCCCGCTGGCATATTATCCGCTGTCGCTGTGGGCGTGGCAGGATGCGGTGAAAGCCGTGTTCCTCGACAGGGTCAACATTGTCTCCGAGTACGACATCACGGTTCGAAGTCCGAGCAGCGAGTTCAGACTTCCCAGCGTCGTCTCGCTGAAAAGCTATGTAAAACCGAGCCGCCACCCCGCCTTTACCCGCTTCAACGTCTTCCTGCGCGACCGGTTTCAATGCCAGTATTGCGGCTCGCGGGAGGAACTGACCTTCGACCATCTCGTCCCACGCTCCAAAGGCGGGCAGACTACCTGGGACAACGTGATTACGGCCTGCTCGCCCTGCAACCTCCGCAAAGCCAACAAGTCCTGTGGCGACATCGGCATGTGGCCGATGCACATGCCCTTCCCCCCGACCGTCCAGGACCTGCACAACAACGGTCGCCTGTTCCCCCCGAACTATCTGCACGAAAGCTGGCTCGACTTCCTCTACTGGGACACCGAGCTGGAGCCCTGA
- a CDS encoding TRAP transporter small permease: MTGETRDGATGRGASPFRPLAVATRLLQLVAALLLLVMMTVTFVDVIGRYVFNSPLPGAFELTEVLLALVVFVGLPIVTARREHVTVDLVTGRLPGALRRGFARLALTVTAGVLGLLSWRLALLARDFSSYGDATVYLGIPLGPVALAMAVLTGISALVATVLILRRQP; this comes from the coding sequence ATGACCGGCGAAACCCGCGACGGCGCGACCGGCCGGGGCGCAAGCCCCTTCCGGCCGCTCGCCGTGGCGACGCGCCTCCTCCAGCTCGTCGCCGCGCTGCTGCTGCTGGTGATGATGACGGTGACCTTCGTCGACGTCATTGGTCGCTATGTGTTCAACAGCCCGCTGCCCGGCGCGTTCGAGCTGACCGAGGTGCTGCTGGCGCTCGTCGTCTTCGTCGGCCTGCCGATCGTCACAGCACGGCGGGAGCATGTCACCGTCGACCTCGTCACCGGCCGGCTGCCCGGTGCGTTGCGGCGCGGCTTTGCACGGCTGGCGCTCACGGTGACCGCCGGCGTGCTGGGGCTCCTGTCATGGCGGCTCGCCCTGCTGGCGCGCGACTTCAGCTCCTATGGCGATGCCACGGTCTATCTCGGCATTCCGCTGGGGCCCGTCGCCCTCGCCATGGCCGTGCTGACCGGCATCTCGGCGCTGGTCGCCACCGTATTGATCCTGCGCCGGCAGCCCTGA
- a CDS encoding acyl-CoA dehydrogenase family protein, translating into MTVADLETLDMDKPIFDPKAFRLTEQEEELTALARRVAKSRFAPRAEAIDRDAVFPTQNYRDMHEAGLLGICVPKEDGGHGAPFRTYMMTAAEIGRYCGATALTWNMHVCSCLWTGALTDDLEIEAGERELHRQRRAVHYKRILEDGAIYSQPFSEGGAAAAGAAPFSTSARKVDGGWIINGKKIFASLSGHADYYGILCGEMKEGERPSRRDTMYIAVPATAEGVEVVGPWDPLGMRGTVSRTLLFKDVFVPEDEALMPRGVYYQAASRWPHMFMTLSPTYMGIAQAAFDFTVKYLRGEWPGLPPVKRRMFPTKQMGVAQMHLMLEQTKALWFQAITEAGPDPSREQMLRAWAAHYTVMENANEICQLAIRTCGGQSMLKSLPLERLFRDSRCGALMLPWTAEICLDRIGRESLYLPGETDE; encoded by the coding sequence ATGACCGTCGCCGATCTCGAGACGCTCGACATGGACAAGCCGATCTTTGATCCCAAGGCCTTCCGCCTGACCGAGCAGGAGGAGGAACTTACCGCCCTCGCCCGCCGGGTGGCCAAGTCCCGCTTCGCTCCGCGTGCCGAGGCCATCGACCGCGACGCGGTGTTCCCGACCCAGAACTACCGCGACATGCACGAGGCCGGCCTTCTCGGCATCTGCGTGCCCAAGGAGGACGGCGGCCACGGCGCCCCGTTCCGCACCTACATGATGACGGCCGCCGAGATCGGCCGCTATTGCGGTGCGACCGCCCTGACCTGGAACATGCATGTGTGTTCCTGCCTGTGGACCGGCGCGCTGACCGACGACCTGGAAATCGAGGCCGGCGAGCGGGAGCTGCATCGCCAGCGCCGTGCCGTACACTATAAGCGCATCCTGGAAGACGGGGCCATCTACTCCCAGCCCTTCTCGGAAGGCGGCGCCGCCGCCGCTGGCGCTGCGCCCTTTTCCACCTCCGCCCGCAAGGTCGACGGCGGCTGGATCATCAACGGCAAGAAGATCTTCGCCTCCCTGTCAGGCCATGCCGACTACTACGGTATCCTCTGCGGCGAGATGAAGGAGGGCGAGCGCCCCTCCCGCCGCGACACGATGTATATCGCCGTGCCGGCAACGGCCGAGGGCGTCGAGGTGGTCGGTCCCTGGGACCCGCTCGGCATGCGCGGCACCGTCTCGCGCACCCTGCTGTTCAAGGACGTCTTCGTGCCCGAGGACGAGGCATTGATGCCGCGCGGCGTCTACTACCAGGCCGCCAGCCGCTGGCCGCACATGTTCATGACCCTGTCGCCGACCTACATGGGCATCGCCCAGGCGGCCTTCGACTTCACCGTCAAGTATCTGCGCGGCGAATGGCCGGGCCTGCCGCCGGTCAAGCGGCGCATGTTCCCCACCAAGCAGATGGGCGTTGCCCAGATGCACCTGATGCTGGAGCAGACCAAGGCCCTGTGGTTCCAGGCGATCACCGAGGCAGGTCCCGATCCCTCGCGCGAGCAGATGCTGCGCGCCTGGGCGGCACACTACACGGTGATGGAAAACGCCAACGAGATCTGCCAGCTCGCCATCCGCACCTGCGGCGGCCAGTCGATGCTGAAGTCCCTGCCGCTGGAGCGCCTGTTCCGCGACAGCCGCTGCGGCGCCCTGATGCTGCCCTGGACGGCCGAGATCTGCCTCGACCGGATCGGCCGGGAAAGCCTCTACCTGCCGGGAGAAACCGACGAGTGA
- a CDS encoding TRAP transporter large permease has protein sequence METWLPGLVILVVVMFAGVPIAVAMAAVGGLGLTMILGFAPAMAMVGQTTFDTGLSYPLSVVPLFVLMGNLVTRAGLSDELYAACHAWLGHRRGGLAMATAVACGGFSAVCGSSLATAATMGKVALPQMRRYKYDDGLASGVIAAGGTLGILIPPSVILVLYGVTAQQDIAKLFIAGIIPGILGILGYMAAVWLVCWRRPEAGPPAERLPYRERFRALAGVAGISALFALVIGGIYAGVFTATEAAGIGASGAFLIALARRRLTLANLLETLSDTAATTTMMFMVLIGALIFSNFVNIAGLPAALSGMAAASDLPPWGILLAVLGVYLCLGMVLESLSMVLLTVPIFAPMMAALGYDLVWFGIVVVVVTEISLITPPVGLNVFVLKTVMPDVPLGRIFRGIVPFILADIVRLALIVAVPSLVLLLPGLMR, from the coding sequence ATGGAAACCTGGCTTCCCGGCCTCGTCATTCTCGTTGTCGTGATGTTCGCGGGCGTGCCGATCGCCGTCGCCATGGCCGCCGTCGGCGGCCTCGGCCTGACGATGATCCTCGGCTTCGCCCCGGCCATGGCGATGGTCGGACAGACCACCTTCGACACCGGCCTTTCCTACCCGTTGTCGGTGGTGCCGCTGTTCGTGCTGATGGGCAACCTCGTCACCCGGGCAGGCCTGTCCGACGAGCTCTACGCTGCCTGCCACGCCTGGCTCGGCCATCGACGCGGCGGCCTTGCCATGGCGACCGCCGTCGCCTGCGGCGGGTTCTCCGCCGTCTGCGGTTCCTCGCTCGCCACCGCCGCGACCATGGGCAAGGTCGCCCTGCCGCAGATGCGCCGCTACAAATATGACGACGGGTTGGCGAGCGGCGTGATCGCCGCCGGCGGCACGCTCGGCATCCTGATCCCTCCTTCCGTGATCCTGGTGCTTTACGGCGTCACCGCCCAGCAGGACATCGCCAAGCTGTTCATCGCCGGCATCATTCCGGGCATTCTCGGCATCCTTGGCTACATGGCCGCCGTCTGGCTGGTCTGCTGGCGGCGCCCGGAAGCCGGTCCGCCGGCCGAACGCCTGCCCTATCGCGAGCGCTTCCGCGCCCTCGCCGGCGTCGCCGGCATCTCCGCCCTCTTCGCGCTGGTGATCGGCGGCATCTATGCCGGCGTCTTCACCGCCACCGAGGCCGCCGGCATCGGCGCCAGCGGCGCATTCCTGATCGCGCTCGCCCGCCGCCGGCTGACCCTTGCCAACCTGCTGGAGACGCTGAGCGATACGGCCGCTACCACGACGATGATGTTCATGGTGCTGATCGGCGCGCTGATCTTTTCCAACTTCGTCAACATCGCCGGCCTGCCGGCGGCGCTCTCCGGCATGGCGGCGGCCTCCGACCTGCCGCCCTGGGGCATCCTGCTGGCCGTCCTCGGCGTCTATCTCTGCCTCGGCATGGTGCTGGAAAGCCTCTCCATGGTGCTGCTCACCGTGCCGATCTTCGCGCCGATGATGGCCGCCCTCGGCTACGACCTCGTGTGGTTCGGCATCGTCGTCGTCGTCGTCACGGAAATCAGCCTGATCACCCCGCCGGTCGGCCTCAATGTCTTCGTGCTGAAGACGGTGATGCCGGATGTCCCGCTCGGGCGGATCTTCCGCGGCATCGTGCCGTTCATCCTCGCCGATATCGTGCGTCTGGCGCTGATCGTCGCCGTACCCTCGCTGGTCCTGCTGCTGCCCGGCCTGATGCGCTGA